The following proteins are encoded in a genomic region of Glycine max cultivar Williams 82 chromosome 18, Glycine_max_v4.0, whole genome shotgun sequence:
- the LOC100801291 gene encoding Werner Syndrome-like exonuclease gives MEKEEEGGFTRLASFVCDCEPLTEDDLEAIEASLSNNKKRPFNDHTHTPRRRLPKSLIALQHPNASSFSPHPRPCDSRMTLPVMKFSGQISYSRTFDAVEKAATKLLQILQEKTTDMMQTAIGFDIEWKPTFRKGVPPGKVAVMQICGDTRHCHVLHLIHSGIPQNLQLLLEDPTVLKVGAGIDGDAVKVFRDYNISVKGVTDLSFHANQKLGGDHKWGLASLTEKLLSKQLKKPNKIRLGNWEAPVLSKEQLEYAATDAFASWCLYQAIKDLPDAQKVTDRSGQVDAVPQE, from the exons atggagaaggaggaggagggtgGTTTTACGCGACTTGCCTCATTCGTCTGCGATTGCGAGCCTTTGACGGAGGATGATCTGGAAGCCATCGAAGCCTCTCTTTCCAATAACAAAAAACGTCCATTCAACGATCACACTCACACTCCTCGTCGTCGCTTGCCCAAATCGCTTATcgctcttcaacacccaaacgCTTCTTCTTTCTCGCCCCATCCCCgtccat GCGATTCAAGAATGACATTGCCTGTAATGAAGTTTAGTGGTCAAATTTCTTATAGCAGGACTTTTGATGCTGTAGAGAAAGCTGCAACAAAGCTCTTACAAATTCTCCAAGAAAAAACGACCGACATGATGCAAACTGCAATTGGATTTGACATTGAGTGGAAACCCACCTTCAGAAAAG GTGTTCCTCCCGGAAAGGTAGCAGTGATGCAGATATGTGGTGACACTAGACATTGTCATGTTCTACATCTAATTCATTCTGGAATCCCTCAAAATTTACAGCTTTTGCTTGAAGATCCCACAGTCTTGAAG GTTGGAGCTGGGATTGATGGTGATGCTGTGAAGGTTTTTAGAGATTATAACATATCTGTTAAAGGTGTGACGGATCTTTCTTTTCATGCTAATCAAAAGCTTGGTGGAGATCATAAGTGGGGTCTTGCATCTTTGACTGAAAAACTTCTATCAAAACAG CTTAAAAAGCCCAACAAAATAAGACTGGGAAATTGGGAGGCTCCTGTTTTGTCAAAGGAGCAACTAGAGTATGCTGCAACAGATGCTTTTGCTTCTTGGTGTCTTTATCAG GCGATTAAAGATCTCCCGGACGCCCAGAAAGTCACTGACAGAAGTGGCCAAGTTGATGCTGTACCGCAAGAATGA